ATGCGTGAGGCTCTTTCGGCAGAGGAAGGTCTGAAATTGGCGGATCTGGATGAATCAGCTCAGATCAAGAAACTGCACCAGGAGGGGTGGGATGCTACGGCTACTATACAGCAGAACCTTGAACAAGCAGAGGTTCAGAGATTCCAGGATGGTTTACGGCCTATACCACATCTCCTCAGAACGAAGCGCTCTAAGCGTTGCTCTGTGTGTCGGCATATTATCTCCAAGCCAGAAAATAAGGTCACGTCGACACGGTTCAAGATCAGACTTGTCGCAAAGTCGTATATCCCTACGATCACCATCAAGCCTCTCAACCCCACAGCTGGAACAGTCCCTACCACGCAGCGTCCTCAAATTCTAGAAGAGCGACCGCTCAAGCCCCTCACCCCTCATCACTACATCATAACCTTCAAGAACCCTTTGTTCGATGGTATCAAGGTCACACTTGCTACGCCAAACAGTACACCTGGCAGGTTCTCCAGCAAAGTGACTATTCTCTGTCCTCAATTCGATATTGATGCCAACACGGATATGTGGGATGATGCTCTGAAGGACGATGACAGAGACAAAAAGCGAAAAGGTGAAGAGAGCAGTGGTCAGCCTGAGGCCGGTAAGATTTGGGAGCGAGGGCGCAACTGGGTCAGCATCATCTTGGAAGTGGTTCCGGCTTCACTCCGACTTGACGGTCAAAAGGACAAGAGTCCAttgaaggaggatgaggatattCTGGAGATACCCATGTTTGTGAGGATGGAATGGGAGCCTGACTCTCAGCAAGACGTCGGTGCAGCATCTGCAAAGGAAAAGGATGCTCAGGAAAGGAGGGAGCTGGCTTATTGGTGTGTGCTTGGAGTTGGCCGCATCAGTCACGATTAAAGATAGAAAAGGCATGCACATGAGACATAGATCTAGATACCCAATAATTGGACGAAGTCATGGACGGGAAGAAGTG
This genomic stretch from Fusarium oxysporum f. sp. lycopersici 4287 chromosome 5, whole genome shotgun sequence harbors:
- a CDS encoding hypothetical protein (At least one base has a quality score < 10), coding for MTLPAMDRLQRRCLVSWLCTLVTDMPASAMVLQNVMREALSAEEGLKLADLDESAQIKKLHQEGWDATATIQQNLEQAEVQRFQDGLRPIPHLLRTKRSKRCSVCRHIISKPENKVTSTRFKIRLVAKSYIPTITIKPLNPTAGTVPTTQRPQILEERPLKPLTPHHYIITFKNPLFDGIKVTLATPNSTPGRFSSKVTILCPQFDIDANTDMWDDALKDDDRDKKRKGEESSGQPEAGKIWERGRNWVSIILEVVPASLRLDGQKDKSPLKEDEDILEIPMFVRMEWEPDSQQDVGAASAKEKDAQERRELAYWCVLGVGRISHD